The genomic DNA cctctgggtggggcatggtgcccattttgataaattgagatcctgaccccctagggatgctacctgccaagtttgacgaaaatccatcatgaggttttcaggaagaagatgaaaatgtacaattcaggcccccattgggaccttcccaaccccccccccctgcccccaagaggggcacccctggatctgctatgaacaaacttgaaactacagtcattaatgtgcTCACTCaaagtattatcttagctctataacttctgattctagagaaggtttttaaagattccttcactttggggggtttgggccccctggggcccctgggtggggcatggtgcccattttaacaaattgagatcctaaccccgtagggatgctacctgccaagtttggtgaaaattggttatggggttctcaagaagaagatgaaaatgtacaatttaggcccattaggacccctccccaccccctcccctgggtcccaaggggggcacccctgattctgccatgaacaaacttgaacctacagtcatcaatgtactaactcatagtattaacttagctctatcacttttggttctagagaagaagatttttacagattccttaattttggggggtttgggccccccccccccccctggtggcccctgggtggggcatggtgcccattttaacaaattgggttcctaaccccctagggatgctacctgccaagtttgatgaaaatcggtcctggggttttcaagaagaagatgaaaatgtaaaaagtttacgcacgacggacgacgcacgacgcacgacgcacgacgcacgacggacgccggacgaaggcaatagctcacttgagcctttggctcaggtgagctaataaccAATGCAAAATGCATGTAGGTGCAGCCGTACATAATTCACCCTTTGGCTTCTAAATATTTCTTGCCATGCCATCCTATATTCACTGAAGGGAACTATAAATTCCATACAACACATGGTTCAGTGGCtaaagagtttaaaaaaaaacaaacaaacatattcttttcattgtGTCTCGACAACAGTTTAACACAATCACCACAGCCCATCATCCAGGACAGAATTCCTCTCTGAATAAAATCGGaacgaaaaaaaataataaacaaaacataGCATAATTTTTCATCGGTGGGGTCCGCCTTCTTGTGCCAAGTCTAAATCCATTCTGGGAACTGATCTGATGTTTGTTGCAAACCAAAATAAAGCGGGTCAGGGCAAATCCAATGAAATAAAGTCAGAGAGTGAACACAGGTAGATAGAGATTTCAGATTTACACTTCTTCTAAGGGGTAATTTCCAAAAGCCATTGAAATTGGTACAATGAGAATGAAGACGCAAGTGGGAAGCATCTTGGTAAAAATCTGGCAATTATTGGGGTAAAACATGTGAATGCTGTCCGTATCGGATCCTCTCTCAAATTGGAAGAGTAGAACAAGCAGAGTGACGGACTAATCGACCGTGACAGTTTACCGCGCAGTAGGCCTACGATACCTAAACAGTTAGTTCCCGTCTCTACGGACGAGGATTAAAGCTGGCGGTTCTGACGGCCGGCCCGGTCCGGTCTCGTCTATGAGCTGAACGATAGTTCCACCTTGTGCCAACCAAATTTCAGCAGAAAGaggaaataattattttgacgTATGTACAAATAAGACTTCCTCGCTGGCCATTCCGATCCGTTCGCCTATAACGGGGACAAAAGTTGTGGGGACCAGGGTAACTGAATGTTAACGTTATAAACAAGATACATTATGTACCGCAtttctgttgttgctgttgttatatCTATCATCTATTACTTCTATTCATAAGGCAGACATAAACTCTTCTATTTCATTTGAGTCCACATTTGGTCATATCTATGACATCTGTTTATTTCAGTTGCAGGATTGTCAAAAGACTCAAATGCTGAATCTTTACCTGATCTTTGAACGGAAATTGGCAACAAATTCTAGCAGATTAAGTTAATATTATTATCTTATATTGGCACATTTTGTGGTTTTCTGACGTAAGCAGATTTTATCACTTTAACCAACTCTATCAAATTTTCCCCAAATTCAGAAAGCGCAGTAAAATCCTGAATTGCCAAGATGTTGGAATTGAGGTCAACAAAATGAACCAAGTCCTGAGCTTTAATACCggctgttgaaaaaaaaaacccttgatGTATTAGTACTTTTAACGTTGGTGTCGCTCTGCACCAAAGCACCATACAAACTGGCAACACCCTGCTGATCTACAGAACAGTCGTAATAACGGTGAAGTGGCTTACCTGAGTGCAAGGTCATACATTCCATCTTCTGGAATGTCACACACGGTATTGATTGTGCTGGAAATATTTGTAAACAATGAGTTCTTGTACAAAAACAAGGCAACGTGAATAGATGCTACCCTTTGATACAGGTGGTGCattcaaattgaaaacaatacaaCAATGCTGCGCCTTTTTGTAGCATACACACAATATAGTTACAGTCTCCTTGCATTCCAGTGTCAATCGGAACAAAAGACTGAAAAGATTGAAAGTCAGCACATTGTCTGACAGTCAAGAACATGacaccaggggcccgttgcataaaacttaccattgaatttcaatggtaactaccgtcaaaattaggcatcacagccaatcagcatcaaggattataaaatttaccgctgatttgaagacttaccgctagaaaggagcggtaagtccagcggtaagggttttatgcaacagggcccagagcTTGAGAAGAGATCCGCTACTTGCAAACGGGGAAGTCTTCACAAGGATCGCTGTAGTAAGGCACGAAGAGAAAGAACACGCTGACGAGTGGGAACATGATGAAGGCCCCGACCAGCGAGCCCAGCTGCGTCACGATGCCGTACCACGTCAGCAGGCGGTGGTTGTCGGGCTCGTTGCGCAGGATCCAGCCGATGGCGGCCTTGACGTGGGCGAACACACCGCCGACGATAATCCACGCTGTGACCTGACAAAATCAGAATCAAACCCACCATAGAACGGTTTGAGATAAAATGATCCACATTCGTCATAACAAACAACTTTAGTTTCAACATACTGTTATAATACGTTGGAAGGGCAAACCCTGAACAGATTAAACTGATAAGACAAGTTAGGCCTCTTATTCATTCAAAAGAATATAACCAAGGAAAGATGTACATCCACAGGGCTTTGAAACGGTGATCGAGTGTTTTCAAAAACAGAATGGACCAATTCGGAGTCAATGTCTAAATTGTTATCAGTAAACGTACTTTTGGAAAGGGTATAGAGCAGTCAAAGCGCTTTCACATTAATTATTGAAATAACACTCTTCCGAGTCTCCTTGCATATTAAAATGCACCTTCGATACATTCGAtcaacgtatttttttttttgtttctttttcttttagtttAATCAACCTTTAGGAACGAGTTATACACCACTCTATGGGTACCTGATCAATCTAAATATCATCTACTTCTCCTTTTCACTGGACCCTATAGTTCATCGACTTCTTGATAATCTCTAGTAAGATTTAGCACAATAAAATTAATTTATCATAGAATACAGAACATACCACCAGCACACTGCCCCAAACGTTTTCCTGTAGTGGCGGCACAGGGCTAAGAGCGGCGGTAGCCATACAATACGCCCCAGCCAGCACCCCGAAAAGACACGTTAGGGTCACCATGGTTAGACTCTTCATCGGGAAGTACATGACAACGAAGCAGCCGACCGGATTGGCCACGTGCCCGAGTGTAGCGGCTAGCAGGTAGGTATACAGGCCATAGGCACCGCAGGAGTAGCTCTGAATGGAAGGGAGAACACTGTTACTCAGGGCATTGGCAACTGCTAGGACGACGAAGAGGACGATGTATTCGCCTGTCGAATGTTTCTCATGCTTGACGACGTCTTCCTCCTCCAGATCAAAAGTCGAGGTCTGTTTGTCGACGTGCTCGTCACCCTTTCGTAGGGACTCGGCCGACTCTTTGTCGTCGACAGTTTCTGGTATCTGGGTGGCGTACTCTTGCTTGGCCGCAGGCAGCTCCTGAAGGCACCAGAACGCCACCAGCGAAAGAACCATGGATGCAAAGAGAAACCAAAAGAAGATTTCCGGGGAAAAGTTTGGTTGATTCGTCACTGGCATCCAAGTCGTACAGTTCTCCCCGGAGATTTCGTCCGTGTAAGTTGAGTTGGCGATGCAGTCTTGGTTGCTGACGCCTTGCCCGAGGGCGACAAGACTTGGGGCTAAAGCACTTAATCCTTGTCCGAcaaaaaagagagtcatgtagTTGCTCTTGAGGCGAACCATAAAGGGAATAAAGGTGACTGATGACGTGCAGTTCACAAGAGCCAAGACGAAAGACAGAATAAGCAAGGCCGTGCTGCGATCAGCCCCAATCGCTCGCCAAAAAGTCGTGACGTCCCAGAAGAATACGAGCAACAGGCAAGAAACGACGCCAGCGACCAGGCTAGCGTAGATGACGGGCACCTCGAGTTTCTTTGCAGACACGCAGCGGCTGGCGAGCGTGAAGGCCACCGGACCAGCGTTGGCGAGTTGAATGAGGATGACGAGGTAGGAAGCTAGAGTGTAGCCCTCGGGGATACCCAGGGCGACAAGGACGGGCAGCTCCACCCAGATTGCATTGATGGCTATCCATGATCCAGAGCCAAATAAAACCACCGACAGCACCATGAACGCATGGAACGTCCTTTCTTTGAAGTCGACATCCATCTTCTACGAAGAATGTATTCTATACTCATGCGTAGTAGAGTTCCAAGTCTTTATGGTCCTAATGACAATCTTTAATGTATCCTCGATGAAGTAATTGCCATCCGCTGATATAccctgaaaaagaaaagacaaaatataAACTCACTTGACTCATATGAGTGATATCTTTATGTATATCACAGATGATAAAAATGGGCTTTcacacctttttctttttaacctgGTATCCTAAATTGAACAATGATATCTTAACTATCGGTAGTGAAAACTCACAAAGTCGTGAGAAAGTAGGTTTAGTAGGCTGTCATGGTCGAATTCTATACAGACCGTCGTTCACAGTTATTCGTGTTAAGAACTAGTCGTCACTTTATTATCATTGTGCTATGCAAGAGAAAGACCCAAAAGAAATGGTTGGGGTATACGTGTACCCCTCGCATCATCGCTTAAATCATCATAAAGGGTGTgtgcagttctggttgaggtgaggatttataattagcttttaacgttttgcgagatattcagaaactactctatgagatgtcaaagagcatgcaattctaaggggtatcaaaagtttatttgatgaaaatcggttctgaaatggctgagatatccaaaaacaaggtaaaacaaagagatcctgtcgccttttattgttatcacttttttgatatctcagccatttgaaaaccaattttcatcaaataaacgttgaatccttcttaaaattacatgctctttcatatttcataagaggtttctcattatatcacttAGGAATGGTCagaacatgaatccccacctcaaccagtaatgtacagtccctttaaagggactatGCAATGCAGATGCATGTTGACTTGCGTTGGGTAATGATAGTCTCAACATTACTTATGTGGTCAAATTATATATTTAATTACATTATGTGccgtatgttctttttttttctatttttctcgaTATTATTTGGATACgccccatcccccatccccccccccaaaaaaaaacaaacaaacaaacaaacaaagattgTGTCAATTACATCTTATTCGGCAAATCATTGCTAAAATacttatatgattatatgactGATATGATTAACAGAAGATGACATTGGAATGCATCTTTACACTTCTAAGACAGAGTATAACTTGCATGTGTTTCTATGTCACTAATCACTTATGCATCTTTCCTTAGACTGAGCATGCCCTATATACTTCCACGTCACTTCTTATCATACTGCAGGGAAATATGCGAGTTATGCATGAATTAAGATATGTCGATATATACATAGAATATTATGTGATAGGATATTTCAACCACCTAAATCAGAGAGGAAATGGGAAGAAATTTTAAACCAAAATTCAGATTGTACTAAAATATATAATGTTCCTTATACATCTACTTTGAATCAAAGACTTAGTTATTTTCAGTATAAAATTTTACATAGAAATATTGGTGTTAACAAATtactttttgcaataaagctatCTGACACACACCTCTGTACGTTTTGCGCGAGGTCCACAGAAACAATTGCACATTTGTTTTGGGAATGTGACGTTACCCAAAGGTTTATTGCTCAAATACAAGAAATTAGGTTACAgaataaaattcaaattactAAAAGTTCCTTTATACTTGGTTCGACAGAAAATCCAAAATGTTACAACGTACACATTTGTAGTTTATTTGTATGCCaaatacttcatattttctgtaagaaataaacagaaatcgttacattttagccaattttgtcaatttttaaagCAAGCAAAGAAAGTAGACGAATATATGTCTGAGAATACTAAAGGTTTTGTATCTAATATGAATTGGAATCgcatttacattatttaatTGTTTCGCAGTTGCCTGTCAAATTTCGATCATTTGTCCttgtgtactgtacatgtgacatttattttgtacctgaatgtttatatgaataaaatttctttgtgaaaaaaaaaaacccacaaaaaacatGCGAGTTATGCTCAGTCTAGGATAGAGTGCACTCTATTTTATTAATCATTATTAGTACTTTACAGATGTCAGAATTGGTAGTGCCATTGATAGAATCTTATTTTGGAAGTTTTCTGTATAGGCGTATCCAGGTAATCTGAAGAATTATGccggtagtaaaaaaaaaatatatatatatatatatatatatatatatatatatatatatatatatgataagaTGTGTATGGCACATGTTAAATGTTCTTTTGTCCATGGGGgtattatattatatgtaaATCGATAAACACCCGATAAAAGTAAACATGCATTTACATTGCATAGTCACTTTAAGTGTTACAAGACTAGTAGCTTTGACACAGTTCATTTCACTTCTACAGTATAATCAAATAAGTCTATATGACGGCCGTGGTGTAGGCAGTCTGTCGTATTTTACATGCACAGAAGTCTTGTATGAAGGCAATTCTATAAAAATCATATCTCAATCTGATAACTCGCCAAACACTAGTATTCTGACCCATACGCTCTATATAGGGGTGGAAGCCCCACATTGTTCTTTCGACAGATACTGAGGCGTAAACTGGTATTGACATTG from Diadema setosum chromosome 9, eeDiaSeto1, whole genome shotgun sequence includes the following:
- the LOC140233409 gene encoding solute carrier family 52, riboflavin transporter, member 3-A-like, with product MDVDFKERTFHAFMVLSVVLFGSGSWIAINAIWVELPVLVALGIPEGYTLASYLVILIQLANAGPVAFTLASRCVSAKKLEVPVIYASLVAGVVSCLLLVFFWDVTTFWRAIGADRSTALLILSFVLALVNCTSSVTFIPFMVRLKSNYMTLFFVGQGLSALAPSLVALGQGVSNQDCIANSTYTDEISGENCTTWMPVTNQPNFSPEIFFWFLFASMVLSLVAFWCLQELPAAKQEYATQIPETVDDKESAESLRKGDEHVDKQTSTFDLEEEDVVKHEKHSTGEYIVLFVVLAVANALSNSVLPSIQSYSCGAYGLYTYLLAATLGHVANPVGCFVVMYFPMKSLTMVTLTCLFGVLAGAYCMATAALSPVPPLQENVWGSVLVVTAWIIVGGVFAHVKAAIGWILRNEPDNHRLLTWYGIVTQLGSLVGAFIMFPLVSVFFLFVPYYSDPCEDFPVCK